Part of the Coregonus clupeaformis isolate EN_2021a chromosome 31, ASM2061545v1, whole genome shotgun sequence genome, ttctttggtcgaccatggcgaggcctgttctgagtgtaacctgtcctgttaaaccgctgtatggtcttggccactgtGCTGCAGCtaagtttcagggtcttggcaatcttcttatagcccaggctatctttatgtagagcaacaattatttttttcagatcctcaaatggaaggtggaggagtgcaaggtctttaacatccaccagctctgtgatgtcgtcatggaggagtggaagaggactccagtggcaacctgtgaagctctggtaaactccatgcccaagagggttaaggcagtgctggaaaatgatggtaaaatattgacactttgggcccaatttggacattttcacttaggggtgtactcacttttgttgccagcggtttagacattaatggctgtgtgttgagttattttgaggggacagcaaatttacactgttatacaagctgtacactcactactttacattgtagcaaagtgtcatttcttcagtgttgtcacatgaaaagatatatatttacaaaaatgtgaggggtgtactcacttttgcgagatactgtagctagatagctactctactTTACTAAAAAACAATTTTTCtctctttttgacaattttaatggAAAACTATCACAGTAAGTTACTAGATTGTTACCCAAAATGGCTGCACTGGGCAATGGTAAATAGTCAatggtacagtgcattcagaaagtattcatacatattgacttattcaacattttgttgtcttacagcctgaatttttctcacccataacgacaaagtgaaaacatgtttttagatttttttgccaatttattgaaaattaaatacagaaatatctcatttacataagtattcacacccctgattcaacacatgttagaatcacctttggcagtgattacagctgtgagtctttctgtgcaagtctctaagagctttgcacacctggattgtacaatatttgcacattattctttttaaaaaaacaggttatcctctaggatttttcctgtgcttagctctattccgtttatttttatcccaaaaaaactccctagtccttgccgttaacaagcatacccataacatgatgcagtcaccaccatgcttgaaaatttgagagtggtactcagtgatgtgttgtgttggatttgccccaaacataccaCTTTGTATTAAGGACATAAAGTTAATGTCTTTGCCACATTGCAAACCGGATGAATGGTTTGGAAAATGtgcattctgtacaggcttccttcttttcactctgtcatttaggttagtattgtggagtaactacaatgttgttgatacatcctccgttttctcctatcacagccattaaactctgtaactgttttaaagtcaccgttggcctcatggtgaatcccctgagcagtttccttcctttccggcaactgagttaggaaggacgcctgtatctttgtagtgactgggtgtattgatacaccatccaaagtgtaattaataatttcaccatgctcaatgggatATTAAATGTCTGCTTTTGTTTTACCCCtctaccaataggtacccttctttgcgaggcattgtaaaacctccttggtctttgtggttgaatctgtgtttgaaattcactgctggactgagggaccttacagatacttgtgtgtggggtagtcattcagaaatcatgttaaatgCTATTATTGAACAGAGAGTCTGTGCAACTTTAttacgtgacttgttaagcaaatttatactcctgaacttatttaggctagcCATAACAACGGAGGTGaatgcttattgactcaagacatttcagcttttaatttaattaatttgtaaaaatgtctaaaaacataattccactttgacagtatggggtattgtgtgtaggccagtgactcaAAATTTAagtttaatccatttaaaattcaggctgtaacaaaacaacatttggaaaaagtcaaggggtgtgcatactttctgaaggcactgtaaatgtgtGAATAAGACTCACTTCCACCTCAGTTCTTACTTTAGAAACCAGCAGAACTAAAGCTTGAATGAGATTGCATGAGTAAATCCTATAACCAAGACTGAAACTATTTAAGGCCAAGGATTAGCGAGGCTTCTCTGGGTAGGGgaaaagaggttgaggtgtctcTATTCAAGGAATGTGACAACAGGGTTTTAGCTGTAAGGTTACTGCTGCAGAATACTCATATGGTTGGTCCCAAGCAGTGTGTTATGAATAATTATGTCAGTTTGATGACAATTTTGACAATTTGCAACAGGGTAAGCATATATAATGTACCTTTTTTCAGACAATTGGGTGTCTttgattttatttttgttttggcCTTTCTACAAAAGCTGTCTTTGCTCTTTGTTTGTTATACACTGTACAAACATTTGCAATAAAGATGATAGCCATTGTCCTGTATCAACACACTCTTTGAGTTATCGTTATCTGTTTGTCACAGTTTAATGGAAACCATGTGGGACAATTAAGTTATATGGATAGCAAGCAAACCTGATGACATCAGAGCACAAAGTATGACTGAAACCATTGATACtaataatataaaataaacaCTGAACTagtacccgatgtcacaggaaggccaaaaagatcatcaaggacatcaaccacccgagccactgcctgttcaccccactatcatccagaaggcgaggtcagtacaggtgcatcaaagctgggaccgagagaattaaaaacagcttctatctcaaggccatcagactgttactaGCACATTAgaagctgctgctgcctattgaaatcactggccactttaagaaatggaacactagtcactttaataatgtttacagtcactttaataatgtttacatatcttgcactactcatctcatatgtatatactgtattatattctataatattctactgtatcttagtccatgccgctctgtcattgccatatatgtatattttcttaaattccattccttactagttttgtgtgttttaggtatatgttgtgaaattgtaagatattacttgttagatattactgcactatcggagctagaagcacaagcatttcactacacccgctataacatctgctaaacacgtgtatgtgacaaataacatttgatttgatttgatttgatatgtgaatttttttattttaaaaagtgGTTCAAGACTACATCATACAATGACAATTAGTAAAGTATCCCATACCCTTGTACATTCAGATACACATCATTTGCTTTGGTTGATTGGCGTCCTCTTTGGTAACAGCAAAGTTCCCCAACTGCTAGAAGGGGCTGGCCAGTGACGGTtggtttgtttttgttgttgttgttgaacatGGTTTTATTTACATTCTTGTGGAATTCTAGTCCTAAGATATCCCTCTGAGTAGTTAAAGATCAACTGCTTTCACAGAAACCTGCAATGGAGGAATAAAACATGTTTACAAATACTGCATATAATGAACTTTTAACTGATATTTGGATTCCATAATAGTTCATCATACACACTAGCTTCCAAAAGTTAGACCAAAAGTTGCACAATCACTTGTTGCACAATTGTTTCTTTAGAAAGTATTACTTTTCATTTCTAAATTGAGTTACTACAACTCTTACCAGTGTGTCCAACACGTCTGTATTTGCCGAGTAAGCAGATCTCCTTTTTCTTGTTTGTGACAATCTTCTGGTCCTCGGGCCTCAGGCCGGTGGGGTGACGGGAGAAGATGAAGGAGTATCCATCCAGGCAGGTGCCGTCCAGGTCAACCTCTCTGCAGGAGTAGTGGATGGCATAATTGTCGTAATCGGTGTCAATGACCCAGTGGTCGTCGTCTATGTGGAGGAGAAAGGAGACAGAATCATAGCAATGGTTTAACAGTAGGCTTTGACAGCAGGCAGCTTCATCAATGGCATGCTATTATGTACAAATGAGGAAGAGTTAAGTTATTATCATCAACGTGTGTTGGAGCAACTCAATGGAATATTCTGCACAACAATAGGAGATTTTAGTCTTTCTTACTTCCAGATTGGAGGTATGAAGCAGCGCCCCAGTATCTCATCTTGAACTTGGCAGGGTCTGGAGTGTCCTCGAAGGTGGCGAACATGTTGGCACACATTTCCCAGTTGCTAAAGGGAGGAAAAGTGGAGGATAAATGACTAAGTTCAGTGGAAGTAAATGCATAATGAAGTTTATGAGGTTTGATAAACAATTTGGATCATTTGGAAGTAAACAGAACTTACTTCAGGATGATAACTCTGCCGTGGGCAGTTGCAGTCATTTTGCCACTTTCATCTACTGAGAACTGCGTAATGACATTGTCCAGGAGGAACAGACCAACAGGATCCTTCTTGGCCACAGCATACCACCTACCAGTATACTTCAAGATGAAATGAGAGCTCTATCAATCCCTGCATaccatacaatgacattccagtTCCATTCTACAAAATTTAACATTCCAAGGCTGATAGATCAAATGGGACAAGAGCAGAGATACTTTATGAAAAGTTACGTTTCTGAAATTATAATTTTTGGGGGGTATTTTACCcaatttttctccccaatttcatggtatccaattggtagatacagtcttgtcccatcgctgcaactcctgtatgGATACGGGAGAGGCGAgggtcgagagtcgtgcgtcctccgaaacaaaACCCAACCgaaccgcactgcttcttgacatagtgcccacttaacccggaagccagccaggagtcgctagtgtgcgatgggacaagaacatccctgccggccaaatcctcccctaccctggacggcgctgggccaattgtgcgccaccccatgggtctcccggtcgcagccggctgcaacagagcctggactcgatcCATGAtctttagtggcacagctagcactgcgatgcagtgccttagaccaccgcGCCACTCTGAAATTAGAATTGTGTTCTTACCCTGCTCCTATCGAAGTTCTGCATGACCTGAATGTTTGAAACTTGACAGTCCTGTGCCCAGCATGTCGCCAGGACACAAAGGGCCACACAGATCCTCAGCATGTTGCCTTGTTGATGTATCTGTGGAAGACAGAGCCCACAGTCATGAGAAAATATCACTACATTACCACCAGTACATCCCATCAGGTCAATAGAAAAGCCATATCCCACTCCATTACAGCTTCACTCTAAAAAGGGTGCAAACTAATCCAAAATATAAAAAGTGATTTTAAAAAGTAATTTATAGTAATAATTACATTAAAATAAAGATCTGCCACAAAACCCCAAGCGGAGTACATGTAAAACCTACTATCCCTTTCTATGCAGTACATACCTTGTCCAAAAAAAGGGCTGAGGTGCTTCAAAAGGTGCTTTGCCTCTCCAGACAGGGTTTTTTATAGTGTAGGGTCTCACTACAGCCAGGGTTGCGTAAGAACAACTGCAGATGTGAGACAGCCCCCAAAAAGGAGCCTCCCCTCAAATTGGGCAAACATTACATAACTCCAACCAAGACTCCCATTTGTCCTGATGTGAAATGCACATTTGACCCCAGTCCCAAACATGTGTTTTTGCTGCCTTATGAAAGAGCTGTTGTGGGTAAAGTCAAGAGCACATCTGGAAAGCTATACATACTCACTATCAATCACTAACTGTGAAATGTTTTGCTTCAGCAGCACAAGCCATACGTTAATGTCCAGACTTGTTTCAGCTCACTTTTTCCTCTGGAACAGCTACACTATGTTCTTTCTGGTTATTCTCATGTAATTTCTCCACTTTTCTTGACATTTTTCACTTTTCACTGGAAAACCATGTTAGGCAATCATGTTACATATTTTATTGCTTTATGTCAAAGACATCTCTAATGGTTGCTATTCTATAGGATAGCCTTTGGAGAAAAAAACATTGACTTCTAGTTTGCTATGAAATCAATATCAAAGAGAAAAACCTTGTAGTTCAACCCAAAGTCCAGATCCTCTTGGATTCCTGCCACTCGATCAATGCTGATCTGATTACGGTGAAGGACCTgactgtttgtgttgtgtgttttcACCTGAAATCTCAACTCATCATTTGGAACTTGGAACAGAGAATGCAGTGAGTGATCAAACAGAATTAATCAATTGTTGTATTCCATTGATCATACCATGCCAGCAAATTCCATAAGATattataaaggctcatacatgCTAATAAGTTATAAAGAATTATACCTATAGGCTTtatgtaaagtgttatgaaatgggCATATACAGTAAATGGGGTGTGTACCTTTTTGGCCACAAAACCTTGATTGTGGCATAAAGCTACCAGGGAGCTTTCCAAGTAGACATTTGTTTTTCTTTCTAGGATTGTATAACCGCGACTCAGGGGCCCAGCACCCCAGAAAAGGACACATGGAAAAGCCAAACATGTGCATCTTATGTAACTTGACACGGCTAACCGCAAAAAGCATAATTTGTTGCCCCAAAGAATGGCTGGAGTCAGGAAAGAGTTATCATTTTTATCTTCTGGATATGTAATATAATATTCCAAACTAGATATATACAGTATCTGTAGGGGGCAGGGCAAAGCATATTGGAAATGTTTTGTAACTTTATGAAGTAGTACACCCCCAGCTGTCCATCAGGTTGGTTACAGTCACCTGTGAAGCTTGTTTACAACCAACCAAAACGATCTCCGCCAAGCAGCATCAGATCAGGTATCTACAGTGTAGGAAtgtgatgatgggagagggctgATTAATCTGACATAACTCCACCCTTTCACACTTCTAGGCAGGTTTTCGGTCCTGtcaagtacagatgtaggatcttaatttgagcaaatttgctacagcaggaaaataattatgcagcaacaggaaatgtgaattattatatggattataattaatggccgtttttgtagaggttgatacatttttcgttagggtagatcaagtctgaaatttcaaagtagGAATTACAAACTTTTGAAGCCTTttaaatactcaaatacactacaagtttgcatttcctgctgtgcacgaaaattctcagcaacaaaagagtgattaaATTAAGTTCCTACATCTCTACTATACTGCAGGTAGCAGATGGTGGTTTTATATCAACACAAGTCACCTGGCTGGTGTGGTGGGGCACCCCAGTGTGACAGCGCAGGGCATACAGCATGGCCTTTCTGGACACAGTGCCACTTGTTTTCCACATGGAGGCTGGTGACCCTAAAATAACTGATAAGCAGCAGCTGATTCACACACTACTGCAATGAGAGGTTTTGAAGGAATGGGATAGCTTCTTGAACACATCCAAATTGATTGCAGACTTTAGTTATCCAGTCTATGAGTGTCTAATGTTGTCTAACACTTTGCCACAGTGTCTCCCCCCAAATGTTTCCTTTTTTTAaaaactaggcaagtcagttaagaacaaattcttatttacaatgacggcctaccaaaaggcaaaaggcctcctgcggagATGGGGCtgtgaaaaataaaaaagtaggacaaaacacacataacgacaagagagacaccacaacactacataaagagagacctaagacaacaacacagcatggcagcaacacatgacaacacagcatggtagcaacacaacatgacaacaacacgatAGCAGCACAatatggcagcagcacaacatggtagcagcacaaaacatgatacaaacattattgggcacagacaacagcacaaagggcaagaaggtaaaGACAACGATACATCAAGCGAACcagccacaagtgtcagtaagagtgtccatgattgagtctttgaatggagaggtggagataaaactgtccagattgagtgttttttgcagctcgttccagtcactAGCTGCAgagaactgaaaagaggagcggtctagggatgtgtgtgctttggggacctttaacagaatgtgacaggcagaacgggtgttgtatgtggaggatgagggctgcagtaggtatctcagataagggggagtgaggcctaagagggttttataaataagcaacaaccagtgggtcttgcgttgggtatacagagatgaccagtttacagaggagtatagagtgcagtgatgtgtcctattaGAAGCATTggggcaaatctgatggccgaatggtaaagaacatctagccgctcgagagcacacttacctgccgatctataaattacgtctccataatctagcatgggtaggatggtcaacTGAATCAGGGatcgtttggcagctggggtgaaagaggagcgattacaatagaggaaaccaagtctagatgtGTTCAAAACAatgttaagggcagagaaagcttgttggacactaagaaagcttccTCAGTGTGATAACATTGTTGTTTGCTTATTTGTCTCATTGCAGCCAGCAACATTATTCCCACATGGCTTTCTCCATGAGATTAACTCCTAGGTAGGGTGTCCATGTGACTAATCCATTCCACTGTGCCAGGCCAgcccccgtctctctctgtctctctctctcttgccctctctctctctttcagggaGGACATCCCACGAATCA contains:
- the LOC121547308 gene encoding retinol-binding protein 4-A, whose translation is MLRICVALCVLATCWAQDCQVSNIQVMQNFDRSRYTGRWYAVAKKDPVGLFLLDNVITQFSVDESGKMTATAHGRVIILNNWEMCANMFATFEDTPDPAKFKMRYWGAASYLQSGNDDHWVIDTDYDNYAIHYSCREVDLDGTCLDGYSFIFSRHPTGLRPEDQKIVTNKKKEICLLGKYRRVGHTGFCESS